In Nicotiana tabacum cultivar K326 chromosome 19, ASM71507v2, whole genome shotgun sequence, one DNA window encodes the following:
- the LOC107807767 gene encoding RNA polymerase sigma factor sigB: protein MLCKLLVSPYDPLIPVYDFRVERNMSYLLPQFKSLPDTFVLCFKTNQNSTIQLSKGRDHIHLRTQCILATTSAATSTATSTVLDIEKLKLPSIEILSSSVAAERSWKPPSTATSAVLDIPRLKLLSFEANPDSVAPDRPWTYTGPVGPPTEANTKSVLATENLVTSDEAVVAAAAAEAVALAKAALKFAKDVVLLVGHNNLKNSDDAGRGTLSEARTTPFESVHLAQPSETGRVGVGAEFKGSEMKWSESSLLEDSLTDSDDLDPSPEELEILQSQLSNVIAVKSTRQTERKARRGRAAERAAANVVSVKSGSTSRKKRTSVQEVDYSDPLRYLRGTTGSSRLLTASEEQELSRGIQDQLKLERLEQELADRCGGQPTIAQWAAAAGVEQKTLRKRLNYGILCKDKMIKSNVRLVISIAKNYQGVGMNLQDLVQEGCRGLVRGAEKFDAAKGFKFSTYAHWWIKQAVRKSLSDQSRTIRLPFHMVEATYRVKEARKQLFTENGRLPNDEEVAEATGLSMKRLTAVMLTPKAPRSLDQKIGFNQSLKPSEVIADPEAETSEEMLMKQFMRQDLERVLDTLNPREKQVVKWRFGLADGRMKTLQEIGELMGVSRERIRQIESCAFRKLKNKKRTKFLQQYITA from the exons ATGTTGTGCAAATTATTAGTATCTCCTTATGACCCCCTTATTCCAGTATATGATTTTAGAGTAGAAAGAAATATGTCTTATTTATTGCCACAATTCAAGAGTTTGCCAGATACTTTTGTCCTTTGCTTCAAAACCAACCAAAACTCTACCATTCAGCTTT CAAAAGGTAGAGATCATATTCATTTGAGGACACAATGTATCCTAGCCACAACATCTGCAGCAACATCAACAGCAACGTCTACAGTGCTTGACATTGAGAAGCTAAAGTTACCATCTATTGAAATCCTTTCAAGTTCAGTTGCAGCGGAGAGATCATGGAAACCACCATCAACTGCCACATCAGCAGTACTTGATATACCGAGGCTAAAGTTGCTATCTTTTGAGGCTAACCCAGATTCAGTTGCCCCAGATAGGCCATGGACATACACGGGGCCAGTTGGTCCACCTACAGAG GCGAACACTAAAAGTGTTTTAGCTACAGAAAATCTTGTTACAAGTGATGAAGCTGTTGTAGCTGCTGCAGCCGCTGAAGCAGTTGCTTTAGCAAAGGCTGCATTGAAGTTTGCAAAAGACGTTGTATTGTTGGTCGGCCATAACAATCTAAAGAACTCCGATGATGCTGGTAGAGGTACTCTATCAGAAGCTAGGACTACTCCGTTTGAGAGTGTTCATCTGGCCCAACCTAGTGAGACAGGGAGAGTTGGTGTTGGTGCGGAATTTAAGGGAAGTGAGATGAAGTGGAGCGAAAGTAGTTTATTGGAGGACTCCCTTACAGATTCTGATGACTTGGATCCATCACCTGAAGAACTGGAAATTCTTCAGTCGCAGCTGTCAAATGTCATCGCTGTGAAATCGACGCGTCAAACTGAGCGGAAGGCCAGAAGAGGGAGAGCAGCAGAGAGGGCCGCAGCCAATGTTGTCTCTGTGAAGTCTGGTTCTACTAGTCGAAAGAAGCGTACTTCAGTACAAGAGGTTGATTACTCGGATCCATTGCGTTACTTGAGAGGAACTACTGGTAGTTCTAGGCTACTGACTGCATCTGAAGAACAGGAGTTATCGAGAGGAATACAG GATCAATTGAAGTTGGAAAGACTTGAGCAGGAGCTTGCAGATCGATGCGGAGGTCAGCCTACTATTGCCCAATGGGCTGCTGCAGCCGGAGTTGAACAGAAGACCCTAAGGAAGCGTTTGAACTATGGCATTCTTTGTAAAGATAAAATGATTAAAAGCAACGTAAGGCTTGTTATTTCTATTGCCAAAAATTATCAAGGAGTAGGGATGAATCTTCAAGATCTGGTTCAG GAAGGATGTCGGGGACTTGTAAGAGGTGCTGAAAAATTTGATGCTGCTAAGGGTTTTAAGTTCTCAACGTATGCTCACTGGTGGATTAAGCAGGCGGTTAGGAAATCCCTTTCTGATCAGTCTAGGACGATTCGGTTGCCA TTTCACATGGTTGAGGCTACGTACAGAGTTAAGGAAGCAAGAAAGCAATTATTTACTGAAAATGGTAGGCTTCCTAACGATGAGGAAGTAGCTGAAGCAACAGGGTTGTCAATGAAGAGGCTCACTGCTGTGATGCTAACTCCTAAAGCTCCAAGATCACTTGACCAGAAAATCGGGTTCAATCAAAGTCTCAAACCTTCG GAAGTGATTGCAGACCCTGAAGCTGAAACATCAGAAGAAATGCTGATGAAGCAGTTCATGAGACAGGACCTGGAGAGGGTATTAGACACCTTAAATCCAAGGGAGAAGCAGGTTGTTAAATGGCGATTTGGACTAGCGGACGGGAGGATGAAGACTTTACAAGAGATTGGTGAATTAATGGGCGTTAGCCGGGAGAGAATCCGACAAATAGAGTCTTGTGCATTCCGGAAGttgaagaacaagaaaagaacaaAGTTTTTGCAGCAATATATAACTGCTTAA
- the LOC142173774 gene encoding uncharacterized protein LOC142173774, with amino-acid sequence MKKYHPAHKCNTKNKNKLCTSKYIANKYKDGIISQPNIKLWEIQDLVMDKLGLYVGRTVCYRECRVISIFIGDWRMEFNRLADYADIIKQTNPGSSCWIRTDSKTIPGKNLFVYFYLCLVALKRGWLEGCRRIIGFDGCFLKGICKGELGDGVGLTVMSVMQKGLVPTIRELLPMAEHRMCARHIWSNWSKNWRGEERRKQFWRCAKASYEVKFKKELEAVNKLGYKICEDLLKYDKEYWCRAYFREDSKCDVIENNMFNSWIVGPRHKFVITMLEEIRYKIMNKTIEMRKFDETWVTDIAPMARMILEENKALSRRCKVMWNAEHGFEVDEGVYRFIVDFRTMTCTCRSWMLRGIPCQHAVCAFYDREMDPDDYVAHWYRKETFLKAYQHFIQLIPNMKMRSDSTNPSIEPPEPKPMPGRPKRCRINAKDEPRKKHGKLSKKEVMMTCSNCQQTGHNKSGCRKGHVPRSATQQSQNMPPPPPTSSQEIPSQESNPSSIFEDTSVVKRQSNTQSTGIGRGRGRGHGLCRGKGRGTALGGGSANAATIGHKRPRHTGFGIFTDTMTETTILNPGISSERVISAGTFKNTSATNIDIGFKPPRLKFKGRNAVTRSQLQQMSVARKKCSSSQTTSAASTL; translated from the exons ATGAAGAAGTACCATCCAGCTCATAAGTGCAACAccaaaaataagaacaaattaTGTACTTCTAAGTATATTGCCAATAAGTATAAAGATGGGATTATTTCCCAGCCAAATATTAAGTTGTGGGAGATTCAGGATTTGGTCATGGATAAGTTAGGTTTGTATGTTGGAAGGACTGTTTGTTACAGGGAGTGTAGGGTGATAAGTATATTCATAGGTGACTGGAGGATGGAATTTAACAGACTTGCTGATTATGCTGATATTATTAAGCAAACAAATCCTGGGAGTTCATGCTGGATCAGAACAGATAGTAAGACTATTCCTGGCAAGAATCTGTTTGTGTATTTCTATCTATGTTTAGTTGCTTTGAAAAGAGGATGGTTAGAAGGGTGCAGAAGGATTATAGGATTTGATGGTTGTTTTCTAAAGGGAATCTGCAAGGGTGAG TTGGGAGATGGTGTTGGCTTAACTGTTATGTCAGTTATGCAAAAG GGACTAGTACCAACTATAAGGGAATTACTACCAATGGCAGAACATAGAATGTGTGCTAGACACATTTGGTCTAACTGGTCCAAGAACTGGAGAGGTGAAGAAAGGAGGAAACAATTCTGGAGATGTGCCAAAGCATCTTATGAAGTAAAATTCAAGAAAGAACTGGAAGCAGTGAATAAGCTTGGTTATAAGATTTGTGAAGACTTGTTGAAGTATGATAAAGAGTATTGGTGTAGGGCATACTTTAGAGAAGATTCAAAGTGTGATGTCATTGAGAATAACATGTTCAATTCTTGGATAGTAGGTCCTAGGCACAAGTTTGTTATAACTATGTTGGAAGAAATTAGATATAAAATCATGAATAAGACCATTGAAATGAGGAAGTTTGATGAGACTTGGGTTACTGACATTGCACCAATGGCTAGGATGATACTGGAAGAGAACAAAGCCCTTTCTAGGAGGTGTAAGGTTATGTGGAATGCAGAACATGGGTTTGAAGTTGATGAAGGTGTGTACAGATTCATTGTTGATTTTAGGACCATGACATGTACTTGTAGATCATGGATGTTGAGGGGCATTCCATGTCAACATGCAGTATGTGCATTCTATGATAGAGAAATGGACCCAGATGATTATGTTGCCCACTGGTATAGGAAGGAAACTTTCCTTAAAGCTTACCAGCATTTCATTCAACTAATTCCCAATATGAAGATGCGGTCGGATTCAACAAATCCATCTATAGAGCCTCCGGAACCTAAACCTATGCCAGGTAGACCAAAGAGATGTAGGATAAATGCCAAGGATGAACCAAGAAAAAAGCATGGTAAACTATCAAAGAAAGAGGTAATGATGACTTGTTCAAACTGCCAACAAACAGGACATAACAAATCTGGATGCAGGAAAGGG CATGTTCCAAGAAGTGCTACTCAACAAAGTCAAAATATGCCACCACCCCCACCAACATCATCTCAGGAAATACCATCTCAAGAAAGCAATCCATCCTCTATATTTGAGGATACAAGTGTTGTCAAAAGACAAAGCAACACCCAATCAACTGGGATTggtagaggaagaggaagaggccATGGACTATGTAGGGGAAAAGGAAGAGGAACTGCACTAGGAGGAGGCTCGGCTAATGCAGCAACCATTGGACATAAAAGGCCAAGGCATACTGGTTTTGGGATTTTCACTGACACTATGACTGAAACTACTATCCTGAAT CCTGGTATATCATCTGAGAGAGTCATATCAGCTGGGACATTCAAGAATACATCTGCAACTAACATAGACATTGGATTTAAGCCCCCCAGATTGAAGTTTAAAGGAAGAAATGCAGTGACAAGGTCACAACTTCAGCAAATGAGTGTAGCAAGGAAAAAATGTTCTTCAAGTCAAACAACTTCAGCTGCATCTACACTGTGA